The following are encoded together in the Robertmurraya sp. FSL R5-0851 genome:
- a CDS encoding FbpB family small basic protein: MKPGKPTLEELMKRNKEELLKDKLLVERIERRVEEKIIKQ, translated from the coding sequence ATGAAACCTGGAAAACCAACTTTAGAAGAACTGATGAAACGAAACAAAGAGGAATTACTCAAGGATAAGTTATTAGTCGAGAGGATCGAAAGACGCGTAGAAGAAAAAATTATTAAGCAATAA
- a CDS encoding phosphoribulokinase: MEKLLHEIANWINSSDRKIMIGISGHGASGKTTFANSLLKLLDPNEVNYMNTDPYIIGSNLRKYTQIDYEYENQIHHDKMTACHPLAHHVTALERDIHMLKEGFNFFPIGKSSSLIPSKKVNIVEGMSVAFTNPDLFNLKIYFYTDEETELMRRSIRDVTERGTDLNYLRNSHKERRIQYELFMHPYHHHFDMVVKNSNEDYVVEKGLN; encoded by the coding sequence ATGGAAAAGTTATTACATGAGATTGCAAATTGGATAAATAGCAGTGATAGAAAAATAATGATTGGTATATCGGGTCATGGAGCTTCTGGAAAGACTACATTTGCTAACAGTTTATTAAAATTATTGGATCCTAATGAGGTGAATTACATGAATACGGATCCATACATTATTGGCTCGAATCTAAGGAAGTACACGCAAATCGATTATGAATATGAGAATCAAATTCATCATGATAAAATGACCGCTTGTCATCCATTGGCTCATCATGTAACTGCATTAGAAAGAGATATTCATATGTTAAAAGAGGGATTCAATTTTTTTCCGATTGGCAAAAGTAGCTCCTTGATTCCTTCAAAAAAAGTGAATATCGTGGAAGGCATGAGTGTCGCTTTTACTAATCCAGATTTATTCAATTTGAAAATTTACTTCTATACGGATGAAGAAACGGAGCTTATGAGGAGGAGCATTCGTGATGTTACTGAGAGGGGAACCGACCTCAATTATTTGAGAAATTCTCATAAAGAGCGAAGAATTCAATATGAACTATTCATGCATCCATATCATCATCATTTCGATATGGTTGTAAAGAATTCAAATGAAGATTATGTTGTGGAGAAAGGTTTAAATTAA
- a CDS encoding STAS domain-containing protein, translating to MSKNSKVNIEGLRFNWDVENGKFQYENQDAVLFWINSAMKSFFDTIEEISGEEASNLVLETTGYRQGLVVGDYFRKIKDFDVKAVAKMMANTYASAGWGRAEIKHLDYETKTLVAHIRDSWEYKINLAQGKNKGTAFLAAHFAGVFSSLFGVNIWYEYEQDQLEGSEYSIVKYFPSNITATSNIHQLARKKESEQILRLEEMVEQKTSELRNLVKKLSSPIIPIFDGIVVVPLIGKYEEDRSEDLLINTLSNLPKHKANYLILDLTGLDTEVDHFTIDLIVKIGSAASLIGTKSILVGIPVSLAIQMAQSHVTLSRYEVFQTLQHGIQYALSQVGKTIS from the coding sequence ATGAGCAAAAACTCAAAGGTAAATATAGAAGGACTGAGATTTAATTGGGATGTTGAAAATGGAAAGTTTCAATATGAAAATCAGGATGCTGTCCTTTTTTGGATCAATAGTGCTATGAAGTCTTTCTTTGACACCATTGAAGAGATATCAGGCGAAGAGGCATCCAATTTGGTTCTTGAGACAACCGGGTATCGCCAAGGCCTTGTAGTAGGGGACTACTTCCGGAAAATCAAGGACTTTGATGTGAAAGCGGTAGCAAAAATGATGGCCAATACATACGCTTCTGCCGGCTGGGGAAGAGCAGAAATAAAGCACCTCGATTACGAAACGAAAACGCTTGTTGCTCATATCAGAGATAGTTGGGAATACAAAATCAACTTGGCTCAAGGGAAGAACAAGGGAACCGCCTTTTTAGCCGCTCATTTCGCAGGGGTATTCAGTAGCCTTTTTGGAGTGAACATTTGGTACGAATATGAACAAGACCAACTCGAAGGGTCTGAATACAGCATCGTTAAGTACTTTCCTTCCAATATTACGGCAACCTCAAATATCCACCAGTTAGCTCGAAAAAAAGAGTCTGAACAAATTTTACGCTTAGAAGAAATGGTGGAACAGAAAACAAGTGAACTTCGAAATCTGGTAAAAAAACTTTCTTCTCCGATTATACCAATCTTTGATGGAATTGTCGTTGTTCCCCTGATCGGGAAATACGAGGAGGACCGTTCAGAAGACCTTTTAATTAACACCTTGAGCAATTTACCAAAGCATAAAGCTAATTATCTGATTCTTGACTTAACCGGTCTTGATACGGAAGTGGATCATTTTACCATCGACCTTATTGTAAAAATAGGCTCTGCAGCTTCCTTAATAGGGACCAAATCCATATTGGTGGGTATTCCTGTCAGCTTAGCCATACAAATGGCTCAATCCCATGTCACGCTTAGTCGTTATGAAGTTTTTCAAACACTGCAGCATGGAATTCAATATGCACTTTCTCAGGTGGGGAAAACGATCAGTTAA
- a CDS encoding J domain-containing protein, with protein MLNVKETTELLRSEGIADSEETLIRWILDGKIRAKRTKDLNINFSIDPFDLATFIVEKKNERLSQQFGVDYEHWEKTFQENTRLKEKMEELEITLRIERAKVRSLKKMVRSENSLFTPAPYSIHSLLGVEEDADKDFMKKELKKLLKFLHPDRGGDERLFKVFYEHYEKMNFK; from the coding sequence ATGTTAAATGTAAAAGAAACTACTGAATTACTTCGGAGTGAAGGCATCGCGGATAGTGAAGAAACGTTGATTCGTTGGATTCTCGATGGGAAAATAAGGGCCAAAAGAACAAAAGATTTAAATATAAACTTTTCTATCGACCCTTTCGATTTAGCCACTTTTATTGTTGAAAAGAAAAATGAGAGATTGAGTCAACAATTCGGCGTCGATTATGAGCATTGGGAAAAAACATTTCAGGAAAATACCAGATTAAAAGAAAAAATGGAAGAACTAGAAATAACTCTACGAATTGAACGAGCCAAGGTTCGTTCATTGAAAAAAATGGTCCGATCAGAAAATTCATTATTCACGCCTGCCCCTTATTCCATCCACTCCCTATTAGGGGTTGAAGAGGATGCTGACAAGGACTTCATGAAAAAAGAGCTAAAAAAACTACTTAAGTTCCTTCATCCAGATCGTGGTGGGGATGAAAGACTATTTAAAGTGTTTTATGAACACTACGAAAAAATGAATTTTAAGTAA
- a CDS encoding GNAT family N-acetyltransferase has translation MKITLRNVQSTDLEHLLLIENEGFSKEEAATKEAFVERIELIPDTFIVAEKEGDILGYINGPIINQPYITDDLFEKIKKNPTRGGYQSILGLAVSTMARNLGIARILMNKIEELVLENEREGITLTCKEDLVTFYEKLGFVNHGISQSQHGGVRWYNMVKHITLK, from the coding sequence ATGAAGATTACTTTAAGAAATGTTCAATCAACTGATCTAGAACATCTTTTATTGATTGAGAATGAAGGATTTTCTAAAGAAGAAGCTGCCACGAAAGAAGCATTTGTAGAGAGAATTGAGTTAATTCCTGACACGTTTATTGTGGCAGAAAAAGAAGGGGATATCCTTGGGTATATTAATGGCCCTATTATTAATCAGCCTTACATAACAGATGATCTTTTTGAGAAAATCAAGAAGAACCCGACAAGAGGAGGATATCAGAGCATTTTAGGATTAGCCGTGTCCACAATGGCAAGAAATCTAGGAATAGCAAGAATCTTAATGAATAAAATAGAAGAGCTTGTACTAGAAAACGAGAGAGAAGGTATCACCTTAACATGTAAAGAAGATTTAGTAACTTTTTATGAAAAATTAGGCTTTGTTAATCACGGAATATCCCAATCACAACATGGAGGAGTACGGTGGTATAACATGGTCAAACATATCACTCTCAAATAA